The Bacteroidota bacterium genome contains a region encoding:
- a CDS encoding ABC transporter ATP-binding protein has product MLEIQNVSKKFRIQHEKQSYLSLRDSLTSIFKSNTSTSEDFYALKNINFEVFPGESIGIIGRNGAGKSTLLKILSKITPPSSGKIISRGRIASLLEVGTGFHSELSGRENIFLNGSILGMKRKEIQAKFDEIVDFSGTEKFLDTPLKHYSSGMQLRLAFAVAAFLEPEILIIDEVLAVGDAEFQKKCLGKMEDVSRNEGRTLLFVSHNLASVAHLCSKGILLNAGEIAFTGLSQAAIDTYSRLSQNSGITSVFKKPNPEGKTVELIAAALLDKEGKSKEQFEIDEEITLSFTLNCNEKLPNTFGYVIVKSRQEEVFIETDTTDFLPNIFESIVNGTSSFKLKIKPHVLPHGEYLVYLSITSSFAVNFVVDQPGDILSFTVLDSKTQRAHRRNAKTSQILKWELQHANK; this is encoded by the coding sequence ATACTCGAAATACAAAACGTCTCAAAAAAGTTTCGCATCCAACACGAAAAGCAGTCTTATTTAAGTTTGCGCGATTCGTTAACGTCGATATTTAAAAGTAATACTTCAACCAGCGAAGATTTTTATGCATTAAAGAATATAAACTTTGAAGTATTTCCAGGCGAAAGCATTGGTATTATTGGAAGAAATGGTGCCGGAAAATCTACTTTATTAAAAATACTATCTAAAATAACTCCCCCATCCTCCGGTAAAATAATTTCGAGAGGCCGTATTGCCAGCTTGTTGGAGGTAGGAACAGGATTTCATTCAGAGCTTAGCGGACGTGAAAACATTTTTTTGAACGGTTCCATTTTAGGAATGAAGCGCAAAGAAATTCAAGCGAAGTTTGATGAGATTGTTGATTTTAGTGGTACAGAAAAGTTTTTAGATACCCCCTTAAAACATTATTCGAGTGGCATGCAATTGCGCTTGGCCTTTGCTGTTGCTGCTTTTTTAGAACCCGAAATTTTAATTATTGATGAGGTATTGGCAGTTGGCGACGCCGAATTCCAAAAAAAATGCCTCGGCAAAATGGAGGATGTAAGCCGCAACGAAGGTCGCACGCTTTTGTTTGTAAGCCATAACCTTGCGTCTGTTGCGCACCTGTGCAGTAAAGGAATTTTGTTGAATGCCGGAGAAATTGCCTTTACGGGATTGAGTCAGGCAGCGATTGATACCTATTCACGATTATCTCAAAATAGTGGAATTACATCGGTGTTTAAGAAACCCAATCCTGAAGGAAAAACAGTTGAGCTCATCGCTGCAGCACTGTTAGATAAAGAAGGAAAATCAAAAGAGCAATTCGAAATTGACGAAGAAATAACACTTTCCTTTACTTTAAACTGCAACGAAAAACTTCCAAATACATTTGGATATGTGATTGTAAAAAGCCGCCAAGAGGAAGTTTTTATTGAAACTGACACCACCGATTTTTTGCCAAATATCTTCGAATCCATTGTAAATGGCACTTCCTCATTCAAGTTAAAAATTAAGCCCCACGTGCTGCCCCATGGCGAGTATTTGGTGTATCTATCAATAACTTCTTCATTTGCCGTTAATTTTGTGGTGGATCAACCGGGTGATATATTATCCTTTACGGTATTGGATTCAAAAACACAACGCGCACATCGTAGAAATGCAAAAACAAGTCAAATCCTAAAATGGGAACTACAACATGCTAACAAATAA
- the pseB gene encoding UDP-N-acetylglucosamine 4,6-dehydratase (inverting) — translation MLTNKAILITGGTGSLGKELVKTILEKWPEVKRLVIFSRDEQKQFQMAQEFPESKYPALRYFIGDVRDLERLKRAFTGIDYVIHTAAMKHVHIAEYNPDECVKTNIGGADNVIKASFDSNVSKVVALSTDKACAPINLYGATKLTSDKLFIAANNVKGKKEIKFSVVRYGNVMGSNGSVIPFFIKKKSEGVLPITDPNMTRFNITLQEGVNMVLHALETAWGGELFVPKIPSYKILDVAKAVAPNCEHKITGIRPGEKIHEEMITSSDSFSTYDLGKYYVILPQVPCWNLNDYIKNFSAKLVPQGFTYTSKDNTEWETVESLRKLITQYVDADFKV, via the coding sequence ATGCTAACAAATAAAGCAATCCTCATTACCGGAGGTACCGGCTCACTTGGAAAAGAACTGGTGAAAACAATTTTAGAAAAATGGCCGGAAGTAAAACGACTGGTTATTTTCTCGCGCGACGAGCAAAAACAATTTCAAATGGCACAGGAGTTTCCTGAAAGCAAATACCCTGCATTGCGCTATTTTATTGGTGATGTGCGTGATTTGGAACGTTTAAAACGCGCTTTTACCGGAATTGATTATGTTATTCATACCGCCGCTATGAAACATGTGCACATTGCCGAGTATAATCCGGACGAATGTGTAAAAACCAATATTGGCGGGGCCGATAATGTAATTAAAGCTTCCTTCGACAGCAATGTAAGCAAGGTTGTAGCACTTTCGACCGATAAAGCTTGTGCTCCCATAAATTTGTATGGGGCTACCAAACTTACCTCTGACAAGCTTTTTATCGCTGCCAATAATGTAAAAGGAAAAAAGGAAATTAAATTTTCGGTGGTGCGTTATGGCAACGTGATGGGCTCAAATGGCTCGGTTATTCCCTTTTTTATTAAGAAGAAAAGCGAAGGTGTATTGCCCATCACCGATCCAAATATGACCCGCTTCAACATTACTTTACAGGAAGGGGTAAACATGGTTTTACATGCGCTGGAAACGGCTTGGGGTGGTGAATTATTTGTACCTAAAATTCCTTCTTACAAAATTCTGGATGTTGCGAAAGCAGTGGCTCCCAATTGTGAACACAAAATAACAGGAATACGCCCCGGTGAAAAAATTCACGAAGAAATGATTACCAGTTCCGACTCTTTTAGTACATACGATTTAGGAAAATACTATGTGATTTTACCTCAGGTTCCGTGTTGGAATTTAAACGATTACATTAAAAACTTTTCGGCCAAATTGGTCCCACAAGGATTTACCTACACTTCGAAAGATAATACTGAATGGGAAACAGTGGAAAGTCTGCGTAAGCTTATTACACAGTATGTGGATGCTGATTTTAAAGTTTAA
- a CDS encoding glycosyltransferase family protein gives MQKVGIITQARMSSTRLPGKVLMKINGKTILEYHLDRLQASTYPVYIATTTNAADDVLVDFAQTHGLPYYRGDEQNVLSRYVECAEQNKLDVIVRVTSDCPLLDGALIKNGVETFLQLDNPNCYISNGLEETFPRGFDFEIFSYSALKDAAMHADTVAQKEHVTPYLIQNCSGKTILNNITYKKNASHLRLTLDTQADFDLIEKLIVEYDGDNLNCDELILLLETHPELQKINAHIQQKTTHE, from the coding sequence ATGCAAAAAGTGGGAATCATAACACAAGCAAGGATGAGCAGTACGCGCTTGCCCGGCAAAGTGTTGATGAAAATTAATGGCAAAACAATTCTCGAATATCACCTCGATCGCTTGCAAGCAAGCACTTATCCGGTTTATATTGCCACCACAACAAATGCTGCGGATGATGTATTGGTTGATTTTGCTCAAACTCATGGCCTACCTTATTACCGCGGGGATGAACAAAATGTGTTGAGCCGATATGTGGAATGTGCAGAGCAAAATAAATTAGATGTTATTGTGCGTGTTACTTCAGATTGTCCTTTATTGGATGGAGCCTTAATTAAAAACGGAGTCGAAACTTTTCTGCAACTCGACAATCCCAATTGTTATATTTCGAATGGTTTGGAAGAAACTTTTCCGCGAGGTTTTGATTTTGAAATATTTTCTTACTCCGCATTAAAAGATGCAGCTATGCATGCTGATACAGTAGCACAGAAAGAACATGTAACTCCTTACCTCATTCAAAATTGTTCCGGTAAAACAATTTTAAATAACATCACTTATAAAAAAAATGCCAGTCATCTGCGTTTAACGCTGGATACGCAAGCAGATTTTGACTTGATTGAAAAATTAATTGTGGAGTATGATGGAGACAATTTGAATTGTGATGAATTGATTTTACTCTTGGAAACCCATCCGGAATTGCAAAAAATAAATGCCCACATTCAACAAAAAACTACCCACGAATGA
- a CDS encoding class I SAM-dependent methyltransferase — protein sequence MDESLKEHYQKLFQEHGNSSAAVQYSDSVSQYKRFEILAGISTEINSMIDVGCGLAHLYDFMKSKGYSGKYLGLDFVPEFIEANKKNYASDANAAFQVFDIINDSFPANYEYILLSGVFNNKMPNNKEFMLNAITKMFAASTKGIAFNAMSTYVDFQADNLYYTDPLEVFDFCKRNLTKKVTLRHDYLVKENSIPFEYAMYLYK from the coding sequence ATGGATGAATCTTTAAAAGAACACTATCAAAAACTATTTCAAGAACACGGAAACTCCTCTGCTGCTGTGCAGTATAGCGACAGTGTTTCACAATACAAACGTTTTGAAATACTCGCGGGAATATCAACTGAGATAAACAGTATGATTGACGTGGGTTGTGGCTTGGCACATTTGTATGATTTCATGAAAAGCAAAGGTTACAGCGGAAAATATTTAGGTTTGGACTTTGTTCCTGAATTTATTGAAGCCAATAAAAAAAACTACGCAAGTGATGCCAATGCTGCCTTTCAAGTGTTTGACATTATCAACGATTCCTTTCCGGCCAATTATGAATACATTTTATTAAGTGGCGTGTTCAACAACAAAATGCCGAATAACAAGGAGTTTATGCTGAATGCTATCACTAAAATGTTTGCTGCCAGCACAAAGGGAATTGCATTTAATGCCATGTCCACTTACGTAGATTTTCAGGCGGATAATTTATATTATACCGATCCTTTGGAGGTGTTTGATTTTTGTAAAAGAAATCTCACAAAAAAAGTTACACTGCGCCACGATTATTTAGTGAAAGAAAATAGTATTCCTTTTGAATATGCGATGTATTTATACAAATAA
- a CDS encoding WbqC family protein, producing the protein MKTIVVMQPTYLPWLGYFDLMDCADVFVFLDNVQIVRKTATTFDCRNRIKTPQGELFLACPIKKGEQKVNEILFNTTLLDDSQNWRAKHLRSIEMNYKKAPHFEDVFSFISPLIQNNSTTVSDLNCGIIQAIAPQIGIKTQFVKASELADISGDKDIRLVNICQKLNGTRYLSPRGAHVYIEQHNPAGAFADTELDLIYQNYIPAPYPQLHGTFIPYLSVLDLLFNVGFEDALETIKKGRQAFLVSSDFK; encoded by the coding sequence ATGAAAACCATTGTAGTGATGCAGCCCACCTATCTTCCTTGGCTGGGTTATTTTGATTTGATGGATTGTGCGGATGTGTTTGTGTTTTTAGACAATGTGCAAATTGTGCGCAAAACCGCCACCACTTTTGATTGCCGCAACCGGATTAAAACGCCGCAAGGGGAATTGTTTTTAGCCTGTCCGATAAAAAAGGGGGAGCAAAAAGTGAATGAAATTTTATTCAATACTACCTTGCTGGATGACAGTCAAAACTGGAGAGCCAAGCATTTGCGTTCGATAGAAATGAATTATAAAAAAGCGCCACATTTTGAAGATGTGTTTTCGTTTATAAGCCCACTCATTCAAAATAATAGTACAACAGTATCCGATTTAAATTGTGGAATAATTCAAGCCATTGCACCCCAAATTGGGATTAAAACCCAATTTGTAAAAGCTTCTGAATTAGCTGATATCAGTGGAGATAAAGATATTCGTTTAGTAAATATTTGCCAAAAACTGAATGGAACACGCTACCTTTCGCCAAGAGGTGCACATGTGTATATTGAGCAGCACAACCCGGCTGGCGCATTTGCTGATACTGAACTTGATTTAATTTACCAAAATTACATCCCTGCCCCATATCCCCAATTACACGGAACATTTATTCCCTATTTGAGTGTGTTGGATTTGCTCTTTAATGTTGGTTTTGAGGATGCTCTTGAAACGATAAAAAAAGGAAGACAAGCGTTTTTAGTTTCTTCGGATTTTAAATGA